A window of the Pontibacillus yanchengensis genome harbors these coding sequences:
- a CDS encoding BrxA/BrxB family bacilliredoxin, whose product MDFNIFMEDVVTQARTEIEQAGYEQLTTPEEVDEALQRKGTTLVMINSVCGCAGGVARPSAAHAIHYDKRPDHLVTVFAGQDREATNRAREYFVGFPPSSPSFAFLKDGEIVTMVERHDIEGFDPIQVVGKLQGIFDQHCDEV is encoded by the coding sequence ATGGATTTTAATATATTTATGGAAGATGTTGTGACGCAAGCTCGTACGGAGATTGAACAAGCAGGTTATGAGCAATTGACTACTCCAGAAGAAGTAGATGAAGCGTTACAACGTAAAGGTACTACATTAGTAATGATAAACTCAGTATGTGGATGTGCTGGTGGAGTAGCTAGACCTTCTGCTGCACATGCTATTCATTATGATAAACGCCCTGATCACCTCGTTACAGTGTTTGCAGGTCAAGATCGTGAAGCAACGAATCGTGCACGTGAATACTTTGTAGGATTCCCACCATCTTCCCCTTCTTTTGCTTTTCTTAAAGACGGAGAGATTGTAACAATGGTAGAACGTCATGATATTGAAGGATTTGATCCTATTCAAGTAGTAGGTAAATTGCAAGGCATTTTTGATCAACATTGTGATGAAGTATAA
- a CDS encoding aromatic acid exporter family protein, translating to MKIGYRTLKTAVGTPVAIWFAQMLALTNFASAGILTILCIQNTRKRSIVSASSRFAACILAMVFSFIIFETIGYHPLAIGIMLILFIPTTVKLKITEGIVTSSVIILHLYGSNDINGETLLNELLLIVVGIGVALILNLYMPSLEGKLREKQTAVEENFQRILQEIAVFLRSGDQKWTGKELTTTANLLDEAKALAYRDVENHLLRGHHQYYHYFQMRQKQFELLERMLPLISRINQTSDHATIIADFFEELSQNVHPGNTAVLFLQQIKELRHEFKQADLPQTREEFETRASLFTLLNEIEQYLVIKRMFKKSDI from the coding sequence GTGAAAATAGGATACCGTACATTAAAAACGGCAGTTGGAACTCCTGTTGCTATTTGGTTTGCTCAAATGCTGGCTTTAACCAATTTTGCTTCTGCAGGAATTTTAACGATACTATGCATTCAAAACACAAGAAAACGTTCTATTGTAAGTGCATCTTCTCGATTCGCAGCATGTATACTTGCAATGGTTTTTTCGTTTATTATCTTTGAAACAATTGGCTATCATCCATTGGCAATAGGTATTATGCTTATTTTATTTATTCCTACCACCGTAAAATTAAAAATAACAGAGGGTATTGTCACAAGTTCGGTTATAATTTTGCATTTATATGGATCTAATGATATTAACGGAGAAACATTGCTAAATGAGTTGCTTTTAATTGTTGTTGGGATTGGCGTAGCCTTAATACTAAACTTGTACATGCCTAGTTTAGAAGGAAAACTTCGAGAAAAACAAACAGCGGTTGAAGAGAATTTTCAACGTATATTACAAGAAATTGCTGTATTCTTACGCTCAGGTGATCAGAAGTGGACAGGAAAAGAACTAACAACTACAGCGAACTTACTGGATGAAGCGAAGGCACTTGCATATCGAGATGTGGAAAATCATTTGTTACGTGGGCATCATCAGTATTATCATTACTTTCAAATGAGACAAAAGCAGTTTGAACTTCTAGAAAGAATGCTACCGTTAATCAGTAGAATTAATCAAACCTCGGATCATGCTACCATCATAGCTGATTTTTTTGAAGAATTATCTCAGAATGTTCATCCGGGAAATACTGCTGTTTTATTTTTGCAGCAGATTAAAGAATTACGTCATGAATTTAAACAAGCTGACTTGCCACAAACAAGAGAAGAATTTGAAACAAGAGCGAGTTTATTTACATTATTAAATGAGATAGAACAATATCTAGTTATTAAACGCATGTTCAAAAAGAGTGATATATAA
- a CDS encoding L,D-transpeptidase has translation MKSLLIVVLLAMSPIWPIGENPSRGYPFLIVNKSTNQLAYIDDGKVENVYPVATGKTNDLTPEGLHTITVKAKDPYYRKLDIPGGDPRNPLGSRWIGFDAKGTDGRIYGVHGTNQPSSIGKYISNGCIRMNNKDVEYIYDRIPIGTKIAVVKTDKSFQQLAKEYKAID, from the coding sequence ATGAAGAGCTTGCTCATTGTTGTGTTATTGGCCATGTCCCCTATATGGCCAATTGGTGAAAACCCTTCACGTGGCTATCCATTCTTAATAGTGAACAAAAGTACCAATCAATTAGCTTATATAGATGATGGTAAAGTAGAGAATGTGTACCCTGTGGCTACGGGGAAGACGAATGACCTTACGCCTGAAGGGCTACACACAATTACAGTGAAGGCGAAAGATCCATATTATCGAAAATTGGATATACCAGGCGGGGATCCAAGAAATCCTTTAGGATCAAGGTGGATTGGCTTTGATGCAAAGGGGACTGATGGTCGTATATATGGGGTGCATGGAACCAACCAGCCAAGTTCAATAGGTAAATATATATCAAATGGGTGTATCCGGATGAACAACAAAGATGTAGAATACATTTACGACAGGATCCCTATTGGTACAAAGATAGCAGTAGTGAAAACTGACAAATCATTTCAACAGCTAGCCAAAGAGTACAAGGCAATAGACTAA
- a CDS encoding 3-hydroxybutyrate dehydrogenase — translation MLEGKSALITGSGQGIGLEIATEFAKAGAKVMLNDINEDTLNESVKELTSQGFNADGVVANVAKEDDVKNAIEKTIESFGRIDILVNNAGIQHVAPIEEFPSEKFELILDIMLKGPFYGIKYAFPHMKEQGYGRILNMASVNGLIGFAGKAGYNSAKHGVIGLTKVAALEAADYGVTVNAICPGYVDTPLVQNQLEDLANTRNIDKEKALEEVIYPLVPQKRLLQVQEIADYSIFLVSEKAKSITGQAAVIDGGYTVQ, via the coding sequence ATGCTTGAAGGAAAGTCAGCTCTTATTACTGGTTCTGGTCAAGGGATTGGTTTGGAAATTGCTACTGAATTCGCCAAAGCTGGCGCGAAAGTAATGTTAAATGACATTAACGAAGATACGTTGAATGAATCTGTTAAAGAATTGACCTCACAAGGATTCAATGCTGATGGAGTTGTGGCAAATGTTGCTAAAGAAGATGATGTAAAAAATGCAATTGAGAAGACGATTGAGTCATTTGGTCGAATTGATATACTAGTTAATAACGCAGGTATTCAGCATGTTGCCCCTATTGAGGAATTTCCATCAGAGAAATTCGAATTGATTCTCGATATAATGCTCAAGGGTCCGTTCTATGGTATTAAATATGCGTTTCCACACATGAAAGAACAAGGCTATGGTCGGATATTAAATATGGCCTCCGTTAATGGGTTGATTGGGTTTGCTGGTAAAGCAGGTTATAATAGTGCGAAGCACGGTGTCATAGGTTTAACAAAAGTGGCAGCTTTAGAAGCCGCAGATTATGGTGTTACTGTAAATGCTATTTGTCCAGGTTATGTAGATACTCCACTAGTACAAAACCAACTAGAGGACTTAGCCAATACGCGTAATATCGATAAAGAAAAAGCGTTAGAAGAGGTTATTTATCCTCTAGTACCACAAAAAAGATTGCTGCAAGTTCAAGAAATAGCAGATTACTCCATTTTCTTAGTAAGTGAAAAAGCTAAGAGTATTACAGGGCAAGCTGCTGTAATTGATGGAGGGTACACGGTTCAATAA
- a CDS encoding GntP family permease, giving the protein MLSIIIGLVLLMLLAYLGWSIIWIAPLVSGIVALLSGMNILESYTGTYMEGFVGFAKDYFPIFLFGAIFGKLMEDTGAAQSVAYKITSLIGKERAILGMLLSAAILTYGGVSLFVVVFAVYPLAVAMFRQANVSRKLIPSTFVLGAFTFTMTALPGTPQIQNIIPINTFDTNTMAAPILGVVAGLIMAVGGYFYLKFRQKQLDEKEDTFTEPQGDNKVNEINEDELPNWILSVIPLIAVVVTLNVFEDLSILVALLIGIILVMVFNFKDYKEFISAINGGASGSVMATVNTSAAVGFGALVTASPGFETVKELIFDIPLSPYFSEAFAVQLLAMITGSASGGMGIALEALGEQYYNIAVDQGLSLEAFHRITSVASGASILPHNGALLTLFTVTGLTHKDSYKDVFVVGLFIPMIATIAIILLAMMGIN; this is encoded by the coding sequence ATGCTCAGCATAATCATTGGACTTGTCCTGTTAATGTTATTGGCATATTTAGGTTGGTCAATCATTTGGATTGCACCACTTGTGTCTGGAATCGTTGCCCTGCTCAGTGGCATGAACATATTAGAATCATACACCGGCACTTATATGGAGGGCTTCGTCGGCTTTGCGAAAGATTACTTTCCTATTTTCTTATTTGGTGCGATATTTGGTAAGTTAATGGAGGATACAGGCGCTGCACAATCCGTTGCCTACAAAATAACCAGCTTGATTGGCAAAGAAAGAGCTATTTTAGGAATGCTCTTATCTGCAGCTATTTTAACGTATGGTGGCGTTAGTTTATTTGTAGTTGTGTTTGCAGTTTATCCATTAGCTGTGGCTATGTTTAGACAAGCAAATGTTTCCAGGAAGTTAATCCCTTCTACGTTCGTACTCGGAGCATTCACATTTACCATGACTGCCTTACCAGGAACGCCACAAATCCAAAACATTATTCCTATCAACACGTTTGATACGAATACAATGGCCGCTCCTATCCTAGGAGTTGTCGCTGGACTAATCATGGCAGTAGGTGGTTATTTTTATTTAAAATTTCGTCAAAAACAGCTCGATGAAAAAGAAGATACGTTCACTGAACCACAAGGGGATAATAAAGTAAATGAGATTAACGAAGATGAGCTACCAAACTGGATTCTATCTGTCATTCCATTAATTGCAGTTGTTGTAACCCTAAATGTATTTGAAGATTTGAGTATTCTTGTTGCATTATTAATAGGGATTATTTTAGTAATGGTATTTAACTTTAAAGATTATAAAGAATTTATTAGCGCTATTAATGGCGGGGCCTCTGGATCCGTAATGGCAACTGTTAATACAAGTGCTGCCGTAGGTTTTGGTGCTCTTGTTACAGCTTCACCAGGATTTGAAACGGTGAAGGAATTAATATTCGACATCCCTCTAAGCCCTTATTTTTCAGAAGCATTTGCAGTCCAACTTCTAGCTATGATTACAGGTTCAGCCTCTGGTGGTATGGGAATAGCACTAGAAGCACTAGGGGAACAATATTATAATATTGCTGTTGATCAAGGCCTAAGTTTAGAAGCTTTCCATAGAATTACATCCGTAGCTTCCGGAGCTTCTATCCTACCTCATAACGGTGCCTTACTAACGTTATTTACAGTAACAGGTCTTACACATAAAGATTCTTATAAAGACGTATTTGTAGTAGGATTATTTATCCCTATGATCGCCACTATCGCCATTATTTTACTTGCAATGATGGGAATAAATTAA
- a CDS encoding toast rack family protein: MVLTDCNISIGKSGEVEKSEIIVDQDEVEQLDVTLHLGAGMLMVESGTNKWVEGNILYSSNKNKPQISYQLDNGTGQVGIKDPKNVDLNIGDQVNE, from the coding sequence ATGGTACTTACGGACTGTAATATTAGTATTGGAAAATCAGGTGAAGTTGAGAAAAGTGAAATTATAGTTGATCAGGATGAAGTAGAACAACTGGATGTTACGTTACATTTAGGTGCTGGAATGTTAATGGTTGAGAGTGGTACCAATAAATGGGTGGAAGGAAATATATTGTATAGCTCGAATAAAAATAAACCTCAAATAAGTTATCAATTAGATAATGGTACAGGGCAAGTAGGAATTAAGGATCCAAAGAATGTCGATTTGAACATAGGTGATCAAGTAAATGAATGA
- a CDS encoding NUDIX hydrolase translates to MSYIDEMRKYIGHETLVTIGCGVLIEDQGRVLLQRRTDDGFWGIPGGMMEVGETFEKTARRETLEETGIEVYNLDLFGLYSGENCLVEYSNKDKVFSVQVIFITTSYEGEHYDSGNESIEQRYFSKEELPTDLNPTQAPFIMDWKKGSKQPVIK, encoded by the coding sequence ATGAGTTATATTGATGAAATGAGAAAATATATTGGACATGAAACCTTGGTTACGATTGGTTGTGGAGTACTTATAGAAGACCAAGGAAGAGTATTATTGCAACGACGAACAGATGATGGCTTTTGGGGAATACCAGGTGGGATGATGGAAGTTGGAGAAACGTTTGAAAAAACCGCTAGGCGAGAGACATTGGAAGAGACGGGAATAGAGGTCTATAACCTAGATTTATTTGGACTTTATTCAGGAGAAAATTGCTTAGTTGAGTATTCAAATAAAGATAAGGTATTTAGTGTCCAAGTCATTTTTATAACAACTAGTTATGAAGGAGAGCATTATGATAGTGGAAATGAAAGCATTGAACAAAGGTATTTTAGTAAAGAAGAACTCCCAACCGATTTAAACCCTACCCAAGCTCCATTTATTATGGATTGGAAAAAAGGGAGTAAGCAGCCCGTTATTAAGTAA